ATTGTTTTGCTCGTTTTGTAAACTCACCTCAGCCTCAAAAGCTCTGGTTGCATTGTTTTGCTCGTTTTGTAACCTCACCTCAGCCTCAAAAGCTCTGGTTGCATTGTTTTACTCGTTTTGTAAACTCACCTCAGCCTCAAAAGCTCTCCTATGCGTGCACATTTCATATAATAAACATCCTAGAGCCCAGACATCACTTTTTGTGTCGTAAGGCTTCCCTTCACACAATTCCGGTGCCAAATAATAAGGGGTGCCAATTACTGTCGAAGTTTTTTTAGCGCTAAAATTTAAATGTAACAGTTAATGACCTAAAGCATCGACGCTAAAGTTGGCTTTCGAAATCGAAAGATGTTTTTTCtgatattatacttaggtattattactatagtacgcgacaggtcgagatggcaatcggggtatgaggcggagccGAGTCGATATACCGCGCACTGGCCTGCGCTCACCGGCacggttagcgcgggagctgtgcgggtgtgcgtggcgatggcgttcccaccccaattgctatatcgacctgtcgcgtactattagaCTTCATCATGGATGGATCAAGAAAAGATAGCTAGCAGCAAATAcacttttacaataataaaaacttacTAATAGCTAAGTGCGGTGACAACaggtaactttagaaacgtgTCAAAGATTTCAAAAATCTAAGACTATTTCTCTTTTGTTTTTGTCATTGCAGTTTGTTCAGGTGTGGGTTACCTCTGGTAATACCTGATGCTGATTCCACAAAAATGCCCAATGTACGGAAAACTTTCAATAACATTCTAAAAAGCCCCACTATTATTTCAATGTTACCGTCTCTAATCGGATATGCGTCTCGATTCCCAAATTATTACGAAATCTATAATAACAAATTAACTCACCTAGCCAACATTTTAGATATCCCAAAGTCACCTATTTTTACAAGTACTCCATTTTGTCCAGTCAAAAGTATGTTTTCCGCTTTCAAATCTCTATGTATAATGTTCAATTTGTGGATATAATTTACTCCAAGCAATACttgacaaaaaaagaaaaatacttcCTGTTGAAACGAAAGAAATTATGTTATGCTGACGAAGTAGGTAGCTACCTTTAACTAATATGAGTCTAGGATGTGAACCTAGCATGAATTTAGAAAgtaaattagtacttaaaaaTTAGTCCTACCTAACCTAAGTCTTAATTCACACCATTTTTATGATGTTTGAGATCTCAAATAGGTATTCGTGTCGCAGGGTTTTATTCTACGCATTCTCTGGCTTAatacaatttattaaataataggaaTGAAGATTCATCAACTCCTAGCCTACGAGAAAACAACTCTGAGATGATCGCAATCATGGGTTAGGCATATTTTACGAAAAGAGGGAAACGTTGCTCAAGTAGTGTTCCAATGGCAGTCTGGTGGAAAGATACCAACCAATACGTAAAGGAGGTCCATTGAGGTAGACCTTCAAAAGTGTGGGACGATGGGATCCATGTCAAGCCAGTAAGTAGCCAAAGACAGGAAGGCATCGAAAACTATTTCAATCCTGATTTGTATggagtaataaaaatattatcaaataaTAAGTAACTATTCAATTAAATCATTCGTACATAACGTGAAAGCATAAAACATATTTTCTGTTCTGTTATATTATCATTAATAATAACGTGACAATTGACCAATAAGGGCGGGTAAGACGGAAGAGCGCTACGGCAGACTGGAGACATACATTGTGTCACAAAAACATACtacaaaacatatttttgtacCTAGTGTTAGTTCCATTTTGTGAGCAATATGTACATCGTTCTAGAGCTATGCTATGAAAATGTGTCATCCAAATtattagttttaacttttacctGCTGATTTATTAGCTTCGGATAACGCTGATACATATATTCCGCTAGATTCCCGCTAGTGGCATATTCCATAGATATCATGACATGATTATCTAAATAGTAACAGCGGTAAAATGTGATTATATTTGGATGTCTTAATGTTGAAAGTATTTTGATTTCATTTGCTATGTCCTAAAAGagataacaaaaaatatttagttttgtgGTGTTCATAGTATCATAgtcaattaatataattaaatataatatcaagcgtttaaactatcgtgagtgatttccattatatataatatcaaggtatgaaaatataataatatcaacgTTGGGTAGGTACCTGTTTATGATCTTGCAACTTAATGTTTAGTTCAATGTCTTTTATTATCGTAAGTGTATCATCTTGTTTTTCACACAAATACACATTTCTGTGGACAAAGCCTGTTATTAAAATACAGaacattgtaaaaataattacctatacgAAAAGATACCTGCCCATAAGTTCCTTTTCCAATCGTCTTCAGTACTCTCAAATTGTGCTTCTTGAATCTTTCCAAAACTTCCATCTTTTCTATTTTACAGACTGTATACAAATTAACAGTAACTATTTTAATAAGACAACGGAGTTCTTTCTCTTATTACACTTTTTCtatttgacatattatttttaactcatATATGAAATCGGtagcaattttcaaaaataccctCTTTTAAGCGAGCCCATATGAATAACGCTTGACGCGCATCACCTAAAGAAGTATAAGATTTGATTATTACTCTgtgtaataaataggtactttgtCGTTATGTTGGCAGCTTTTTTTAACTAAGAGATTCTTCAAGAGACTATAGAAAtgaacatttaaatttttaatctaTGAGTTGTTGAGCATATCTGTGGCATGAGCTGTCAAAAGTGTCAAACaaaacgtaaaaaataaaaaaatattactgtacctacaaattacaaaatcatttaatttgGTCCCGTAAGCGGGGAGTCCaactaaatttaattaaatagtttaatagtatctaaaaaaacttaaaaatggGTCAAATTTTAGGATCCTTTAACGCACGAAATGTAGACTTGTACATGGACGATAAACCTACATTCGAACCCCAAGAAGGATTTGATTTCGACCGAAAACAACGAGGTATTATTTCAGTAAAGTTTTATAAGTGTTAGTAGTAGTTTTTTTGTTAAGTTTACTGGTTCGTTATCATACAAAAGTTTATatatcaaaatgtatttgtgtgTTGGTTACATAATAGACATGTCAGTTTCACCCATGTAAACAATGATTGCAGAAATGATAGCTAAGGAGGAAGACTTGATATCAGCGCGTATTCCACCTAAATTCAGGGATTACTGTGCTCATTATTTACTCGATTATCAAGTCTGCCGTTACCAGAAAATGCCAATGTTGTACAAGTGTGCTCATGAGAAGCATGCATACTTAAACTGTGAACATGAAGAGTAAGTTATAAGCTAACAACTAAATTTAAATCAAGCAGTTAACCCTTAGAGCACTAACATTGACTAACTAATAAAAAACCCCTTAATATCCAAGGTGGTGTAACAGCGATTAcggcacttccgtcatccgagttctatctgtcatccgtgagaatactagcgattatttatgaaataacatGTCATAAGCTagcatataaaacaaaaaggaacgtattttcacggactcggatcggatgtcCGGGTTCGATCCTAGACATGCACATCTTAATTTTCAGGAGTGTACCTTTGTGTGTtaaagaattaaatatcacttgctttaatgtaATTgcaaaggaaaacattgtaaagAAACTGGCATGCTTGAAAGTTCTCCActatgttctcaaaagtgtgtgactccgaaccagtggtaaattaaaactagctgactattcaaaagcgcttgtaaaaagtctacttgaataaaaacatattctattctaatctattCTGCACTTTTtcctagactatggccaaacccttctcattctgagacagGAGACCCATATCCAGTAGTGAatcggcaatgggttgatgatgattttttcaTATGACAGCCTTAAGGCAATTAGTGCACTGATTAGTATTCTATGCTCTGCAGTTATACATAACTGCATCCACAGTATAATACTGTTTCTAAGCTATAAACATACAAGAACTGTTTTTTGATTAGAATATTCTGTCACATGCggttatgtatgtgtgtaaatCGGGGACGCTTCATGAACTTGTTAgaaattaacttttttaaataattttaaatacacatcaaaaattgcaaaccggcaggaatcgaacccgcgtctcctgggatcgcgcccgacctTTTTGCAGTTATCTGTTTGAtaactgcaaaatgtcgatgtcGCTACTAAatggcagaaacagtcgcttcagtactgagtgagcatacacattacaaatttcgtcactggcagtaagcgggctgtagcttagtggttagagcgtcgggtgcgatcccaggagacgcgggttcgattcctgccggttcgcaatttttgatgtgtatttaaaattatttagaaatttccttcaagtgtaggtgaaacactataaaaaaactataaaatataacttttttaaGTTATGAATGGCTTGTATTTTTGCCATGTTTTTACAATTTAATAAATTGCTAGATCAATAATTGTAGACTTTCTTTAATATAAGTCCCATCGTTATCattgaattaattttattattgcacTCCTTATTATCTTGTTGGATTGACATCTCAATAAGGTAGGAAAGGGACAATATGACACCCCTTGAAATTTATGGTActggaataaaaatatcataaatggTGCTGTGTGCCATATTGTCCCATACCTACCCTATCAAGACGTCAATGCGACAAGATAATGTGTCCttgttataaaaaattatttgttcCCAGAAAAAAGAAATCCAAGTTTAACTTGTATCAAGTAGATATTAAACTAAAACTGTGTAGATCATTATAAAAGCTGCTTGTTTCAGTTATGTACTGCGCATGAAAGAATTTGAGCGTGAGCGTCGTCTACGGCTACGGGAAAACCGACTTGTTCCTGCTGCATAAGTTCACATTATTAGAAAATGATTTGAAGTGTAAATACAGAAATAAATAGATTGTCGCAGTGATTGTACTgtaaataatagattttttaattattaaaaagtaaatcacATTAGTTATtcgaatttattaaattaattttgctattcggcattccgaaccagtggtaaattaaactagttgacgattcaaaagcacttgtaaaagttcacttgaataaaaatctattctattctatgaatCAAAAGCACTGATTAACTGAACCTCTTTTTAAACTACATCCAATAAGATGGTGGTGGTTCTCacggttctcaattcagcccatttttttttaaatttatgtacaccaaattttttcgaggtttctggactgatttgcaaatttttttttaattaactttgGAAGGTTCCATGGTGGTCCCATAAACATTTCTGGATCCATCTCTTTAACCCTGTGccgcagggttactgcccgcctaattTATCAAGATTCAGAAAGTATTCacagtgaattaatattttaggtaccaagcaacgacttcatgcttggattctaagtcccaactcctcaatcctgatgatgTAGCACTCGTAAACTATAGTGACTCAGGAACTGTGGAtgatgtaatattattttaggtaccaagcacaGACTAAATCACTGAACTTCGAATCCCagcgtggggattcgggaatttctgatggtgaattaatattttaagtatcTTGATACCTATTGgaaagcaatgactacttatacgaaaaggttaaaataaaaaaatattataaaaactgacATCCAAAACTACTACAACATACTTCTTCAACATACATATAC
This genomic window from Maniola hyperantus chromosome 5, iAphHyp1.2, whole genome shotgun sequence contains:
- the LOC117982674 gene encoding serine/threonine-protein kinase Nek8-like produces the protein MEVLERFKKHNLRVLKTIGKGTYGNVYLCEKQDDTLTIIKDIELNIKLQDHKQDIANEIKILSTLRHPNIITFYRCYYLDNHVMISMEYATSGNLAEYMYQRYPKLINQQEVFFFFCQVLLGVNYIHKLNIIHRDLKAENILLTGQNGVLVKIGDFGISKMLASAKKTSTVIGTPYYLAPELCEGKPYDTKSDVWALGCLLYEMCTHRRAFEAETLVGLVKAITSGSVHPIDLTVYERGMQDLVDSMLSVLPDKRPSIQELMGKMIILPMIYNLFLDAGDDELLNLKYQNLM
- the ND-B18 gene encoding NADH dehydrogenase [ubiquinone] 1 beta subcomplex subunit 7 codes for the protein MGQILGSFNARNVDLYMDDKPTFEPQEGFDFDRKQREMIAKEEDLISARIPPKFRDYCAHYLLDYQVCRYQKMPMLYKCAHEKHAYLNCEHEDYVLRMKEFERERRLRLRENRLVPAA